A segment of the Corynebacterium resistens DSM 45100 genome:
CGCTCCGCCAACCGCAGGCGCACATCCTCCACAAAAGCATTGCTCATGTCAGGCCACCCTTTCAGTTGCATCCAACCGCAAACTCTCGATGTCGAGGAAAGTGCGGGTTCGCTGTGCTTGTATGACTTCCACGAGCCCCCGAGCAGCGTGAACGGGTTTGCATCTGCGCACGCGCTGCTCTGCCTCACACCTATACTCCCCCAGCCCACGCGCAATTTGCCGTTCTACACTGCGTTCCGCTGTTTCCAGGGCAGTTTCTGTAAACGCCCATGCGTGCCGCAACCCCGCGCTCAGGGATCGGGGGCGCGCGCCGGGAATTTCTGCTGCACGTTCCGCCACGATTTCAGGGGATTCGCGGTAACCGTTGGCGTAGTACTCCAGTTGCCCACTATCAATGTCTTGTGCCAGCTGCGGGTCATCCTCAATGACGATGGTGGGCAGGGTATCAAGGATGACACTCGCCAGCGCCAACGTCACTGATGAATGAGCCGTTTGGCGTAGTACGAACAACGGGTCTGGCCAACCACTGTCTAGAGCGCGTTCCCAGTAGATAAGCGCTGCCGCGACCCCAGCTACCGTTAAAGGACACACGATGACATGGGCATCGGGAACGTAGTTCTGCCACCTTGAAGCTTCATGAGGAATGGCCCGCCCGCAATCAACGACGACCGCCGATTCCTCCAAACCCCGCAGGTATCGCGGTAGGTCAATGGAAGTGCAGCCTTCACGAGCTTGGGCAAGTAACCGCGCGAATCCCACCTGTGGCAATTCTTTCAGCTCAGGGTTGAGATCCGCGCCCACTATCCGAGAGCCTTCAATCCTTTCCACCCCGAGCGCCACGTCAACACCGGTTGATTCAGGTGCAGCATCCAACATCACTGCATCCATGCCCGCAGCTCCCAATGCATCCGCTAGGAAGAATGCCAATGTAGATACTCCAGCCCCACCCACGCTGCCGCTGACTGCGATTAACGGAGCCTCCCCCACTCGCAGTAAACGCGCTAATTCCAACGGGCCAGCCGAATCAAAATCAGGCTGCATCTGATCCAACCTGATCGCATACGCATTTGCGGCATTACACAGCGGTGAATCATGATCTGCGATAACGACCGCTGTTTCTCCCTCTTCGAGCCGCGCCACTAGGTACCTAATGATGGATTCATCTCCAAATGTGTTGACATAGCCCCTGCGGTTCACTTCGGCAACCAACGAGGCTTCCTCGGCCCACGACTGATTCTCCACATCCAGAATTACTGGCCTCATCGCCCACGGGGACGCGTAACTATCAGGTCCCACAATTCGATGTAATCCCTGACGGATCCCCCGTATATGCTGTTCACGAGCGTTTTCCACATATCCCATAGCTGAAAGTGTGTCACCACAACATCGAGATATTTAGGGGCCCAGAAAGCGCCTGTGGATAAGTAGCGAGGGGCGTCAAAAAGATTAAAGAACCTGTGGACAACCAGAAGAATTGTTACTGAAGTGACAGGTGTGACTTGAAAGGTTGTAGGATCAGAAGTGTGACGCCTTCCAACGGAAACATTGACGAGCAGTCAGCAGGAAAAACCACCTGCAGCGAGGTGAGCTGCCCAAATGACCGCAACACACACCGTGTGCTTGCCATTTTCGATTTGGATAAGACGATCATCGATACCTCGGCATCCATGGCATACCGCCGGCCAATGGCAGAGCGTGGACTAATCAGCACATCGGAAGTGCTGCGCATGATGGCCCTTCTGGGCAATTACATGCTCTCCACCCACACCGAAGAGAACATGAACGCCACAAAAGATGCGTTGCTCAACATCATCAAAGGACGCGATGAAGTGGCGATGCGCACAATGGCTCAAGATGCACTGACGGAGGTAATCACTCCATACATCTATGCCGAAGCTCGTGAACTTCTGGATTGGCATCGCGAACGCCAGCATGCCATTGCGATCGTCACCGCTTCAGCATCGGTGATGGTGGAACCGATCGCAACAGAACTGCAGGTAGACCACCTTATCGCCACTGAACTAGGTGTAGCCGAAGGGAAGTTCACCGGCGAAGTTCTGCACTTCAACAAAGGCACGGCCAAGGTGGAACGCATACGCGAACTCGCCGATGCTCACGGCTATGACCTAAAGGAGAGCTTTGCGTATTCCGATTCAGCTACGGATCTTCCGATGCTGGAGTTGGTTGGCAATCCTGTGGCTGTAAACCCTGATCGACCGCTGCGCAAAGCAGCGATGTCGCGCGGTTGGCCCATTCACAAGTTCGACAAGCCTGAACCACTGTTCGCGCAAGGAGCAGTCCTCGCTGGTGCCGGCGCCACCCTCGCGGTTCTCGGCGCTGTGGCTACCGGCCTGGCATTTTGGATGAAGTCACGGGACGAATCCACTTAATTGCAGTGCAAGTAACTGTGGCACCAGCTGCGCACTGCGGCGCCGGCTGGGCACTACAGCTTTTTGGGCATCACCACTACCCGCCTAGAATCCGGCAAACCTACTTGGCATCCGCGATGGACTTCGCCTCTAAGCTTCCTTCACAAATCCCCGTTGCATGGAAGATAATCCACTCCCCCACCCCACTGGGCTCCCCGGAGGCAAAGCCCGCAGCTTTCGCTGCGTACTCTTCGCGGTGGCGGTTCCACCACACTTCCGGTACACCCAAACCGCGCGGATCCAACCCACCGGAGATGGTAGCCAGACGGGAGCACGCCCGAGCAGTGACCCCGTTGGCGTCGGCAAAAGGTTCCAAAGTCAACAGTTCACCGTGAATAATGGCCGAAAGAACAACGGAGTTAACCTTCGTCCCACCAGTGATCAACCGGCCGAGCAGCTGCAAGCGAGCATCCGTAGCCTGCTTGGGGCGCCCGGGTACAAGAAACTCTGCGCTCCCCGCCACCTTCTGGCGGAAGGATTCATCGGACATCTGAGGGCTAGCAACCGAGTTAAGCTTTGCCATGACCTGCAGCGGTGCGCGGCGCCATGTGGTTTGCGTTTCACTAATTCCATCTGGAGCCAGCATTTCCGCAGCGCGCAGCGCACCAGCCAGAACCGGGTCATCGACTTGGCCGTCGTCTGGCAGCCACGGTGTCCCACCATCGAGCTGCGCCGAAGCGCGGGCTCCCCGCAATACAGCCTCCGAGCCCGTGACATCCCACCCTTTGAGGTTGGCTGGGTGCCGGTGCACGCGCGCCACATAGTCGTTGGCTTTTTCGACTGCTTCCTGCACTCCATCTAGTTTCAGCAGCGGTTGCAAAGGATCCACAAACTCAGTCATGACTGACACAATAATTCACCCCTACGCGCGAATTGTTCGCGAGCATGGCAAAATGGGGAAAGTCTGTCTGATAATACGAGGAGTTTTGACGTGAGCAAGAACGACAGCGAAGGCCTGTACACCGATCCAAATAGCTTCAACCCGCAGGTCAACGCCATTCCACTGTCCGATGTGGATACCCACCCTAAGGGCAAGGCGGGCATCAAGGACCTGGTGATGGATGCGTCTTCCCAGTTCTCTAGCCTGGTTCGCTCCGAGGTTGAGTTGGCCAAGACCGAGCTCGCTCAATCCGCTAAGAAGGCGGGTATCGCAGCTGGCCTATTCGGCGCTGCCGGCGTCATCGCCGCTTACAGCTCCTTCTTCCTGTTCTTCTTCTTGGCGGAGCTGCTGGCAACCTGGTTGCCACGCTGGGCCGCATTCCTGATTGTTTTCGTCTTCATGCTGGTTTTGGTCGGCATCCTCGCCGTAGTCGGAATCAAGCAGATCAAGGGCGTTAAGAAGCCAGAAAAGACCATCGAGTCTGTCAATGACATGAAGGAGCTCGTCCCCTCCCGCGGTGGCAACTCCTCCCGCGCGGTGAGCCAAGAACCAGGTATGTATACCTAAATCTCCTCTTCCATTTCACGCTGCGCACGTCACCGCACTTTTCCAGCGAGTGACCGCGCCTGCGCAACCCCCTGCGAGCCCATGCAGAGCCCAGACTTCTCCTCACCCGCCAATCCCGAAGGCGCCGATGCCCCCGAAGGCACTTATGTGCACTCGCGGGGCATTCGCTTGTACGCAGAACAACAAGGCCCTAAGCGCGCGCCTCTCGTGCTTTTCGTTCACGGATTCGGAGGCGGCAGTTTCGAATGGCGCCCTCTATTCCGCGAACTAGCCGGCACCGATGTACGCCTCGCGGCCGTGGATCTTCGTGGCTACGGCAAATCCGATAAAACCCCTCGCGGGTACGACCTCACGACCGCCGCCAGCGATATCGCCGGTGTCGTGCGGCGCCTCGGTTACGAACACGCCACCATCGTGGGCCACGGCTATGGTGGCATGATCGGCTGGACCCTCGCGGCACATGAGCCGGCTCGCGTTAGCTCACTCATCACCATTTCCTCTGCTCACCCTGTTGTTCAGGCTCGCGCAGTCGCCCTTCGCCCCACCAGCCAGTGGCGTCGCGTGCGCCACGGCCTTTTCTCCCAACTCCCTCGATTGCCGGAGAAGCGTCTTTTGGATAATGACGCCGCCCAGGCTGAAATCTATTTCCGCGAAAGAACAGCCCCAGGGTTTAGGGATACCGAACGCTACCGTGAACAGGTTGCTCTGCGGCGCGATGCCATCCGGATCGACAAAGTGGCGCATCTTTCCAATGAGTACGTGCGCTGGCTTTTCCGCTCCCGTTTGCGCCCGGAAGGTGCCCGATTTGATAGCACCTTCCCCCGCCAGGTGCCGGTCGATGTCCTCGCTATCGACGGCAGCATGGACCCTGGTTACACGGAGAAGGTTGCGCACAGCTCCCTCGAGAGGGCGCGATCGGGCCGCGCAGAATTACTATATGGGCTCGGGCATTTTTCTCATGTGGAGGATCCGGAAGCGGTCGCAGCGCTAATCACTGGGTACGTAGCCACCCACTAAACGCTACTTATTCACGCATTTCCCAGTTCCCACCGGCACTTCTGCCTGCAAGGCGTTACGTGCATGCTTTAGTACTTCTTCTTTTGTGAGCGCGTAACCCGTTTCGGCGTTATTAATATCCGCGCCGAATATCAGCCCCAGCACGCGACCGGAAGCATCAATCAAGGGACCACCGGAATTTCCTTCCACCACGGTTCCACGTAGTGAATAGGCTTCACGCTCCACACGATTGGTGGCATAGATATTCGGCCCACTGACTGTAAAGCGTTCCCTCACCCGAGCCGGAGTAGCCACGAATGGGCCGCCCTTGGGGTGCCCCAAAACAATCGCGTCCTCACCCGACTCAGCCGGAGCATCCGCCCATGCCAATGGTTTAATTCCCAAGTTTTCCGAATGCAAAACAGCGACATCTGCTTCTGGGTTGTAGTACACCACATCTGCCTTAGCCCGCCCCTGCGTGGTA
Coding sequences within it:
- a CDS encoding phage holin family protein, with translation MSKNDSEGLYTDPNSFNPQVNAIPLSDVDTHPKGKAGIKDLVMDASSQFSSLVRSEVELAKTELAQSAKKAGIAAGLFGAAGVIAAYSSFFLFFFLAELLATWLPRWAAFLIVFVFMLVLVGILAVVGIKQIKGVKKPEKTIESVNDMKELVPSRGGNSSRAVSQEPGMYT
- a CDS encoding alpha/beta fold hydrolase: MQSPDFSSPANPEGADAPEGTYVHSRGIRLYAEQQGPKRAPLVLFVHGFGGGSFEWRPLFRELAGTDVRLAAVDLRGYGKSDKTPRGYDLTTAASDIAGVVRRLGYEHATIVGHGYGGMIGWTLAAHEPARVSSLITISSAHPVVQARAVALRPTSQWRRVRHGLFSQLPRLPEKRLLDNDAAQAEIYFRERTAPGFRDTERYREQVALRRDAIRIDKVAHLSNEYVRWLFRSRLRPEGARFDSTFPRQVPVDVLAIDGSMDPGYTEKVAHSSLERARSGRAELLYGLGHFSHVEDPEAVAALITGYVATH
- a CDS encoding Fic family protein, whose translation is MTEFVDPLQPLLKLDGVQEAVEKANDYVARVHRHPANLKGWDVTGSEAVLRGARASAQLDGGTPWLPDDGQVDDPVLAGALRAAEMLAPDGISETQTTWRRAPLQVMAKLNSVASPQMSDESFRQKVAGSAEFLVPGRPKQATDARLQLLGRLITGGTKVNSVVLSAIIHGELLTLEPFADANGVTARACSRLATISGGLDPRGLGVPEVWWNRHREEYAAKAAGFASGEPSGVGEWIIFHATGICEGSLEAKSIADAK
- a CDS encoding HAD family hydrolase is translated as MTPSNGNIDEQSAGKTTCSEVSCPNDRNTHRVLAIFDLDKTIIDTSASMAYRRPMAERGLISTSEVLRMMALLGNYMLSTHTEENMNATKDALLNIIKGRDEVAMRTMAQDALTEVITPYIYAEARELLDWHRERQHAIAIVTASASVMVEPIATELQVDHLIATELGVAEGKFTGEVLHFNKGTAKVERIRELADAHGYDLKESFAYSDSATDLPMLELVGNPVAVNPDRPLRKAAMSRGWPIHKFDKPEPLFAQGAVLAGAGATLAVLGAVATGLAFWMKSRDEST